The Deltaproteobacteria bacterium genome contains a region encoding:
- a CDS encoding serine protein kinase — translation MDRPSFEQLIKEDRAASESKVWRGPFLEYLDVVREDPSIPKLAHARIFDNIMRIGTQDIQESDDSRVKRLYKDESFKVYNFFRDEFFGIEKTVAQIVRYFHSASLKGEESRQVLYLMGPVGSGKSSLVERLQRGLEAAESFYAIENCPMSEEPLHLIPRHLRKEFEKMLGVHIEGDLCPVCRFRLKEEFGGRYEEVPVITRLFSKRNRIGIGVVPPVDPNNQDTSVLIGSEDISKLDMYSEGDPRVLDLNGAINVGNRGMCEFIEVFKNETEYLHAMITATQEKVIPAPGRHGLVYVDTVILAHSNEAEWQKFKADHTNEAILDRIVVVKVPYNLRLSEEVKIYQKIIRLSDFRAHVAPHTLEIASMFAILSRLEPNAKCDLVTKLKLYNGEEVVEKGKTKKIDVQELREDAKREGMSGISTRFIMKALDNALSDNVDGNCINPINVREALINMVKEGDFPDDTRKQYLEFLQDVLHKEYLELLEKEITKAFVYSYQEQAESLFQNYLDHAEAFVNKTRVKDRNTKEELQADEGFLKSIEEQIAIIGSAAEGFRQEVIAYLWASSRRGERVSYRSYEPLKEAIEKKLMTSVRDISRIITKARTRDEEQTQKYNAMVKNLLDSGYCESCVDVVLKYAANNLWKD, via the coding sequence ATGGACAGGCCCTCCTTCGAGCAGCTGATCAAAGAGGACCGCGCGGCCAGCGAGTCGAAGGTCTGGCGTGGCCCCTTCCTCGAGTACCTCGACGTCGTCCGCGAAGACCCCAGCATCCCCAAGCTCGCGCACGCCCGCATCTTCGACAACATCATGCGGATCGGCACCCAGGACATCCAGGAGTCCGACGACTCCCGCGTCAAGCGGCTCTACAAGGACGAGTCGTTCAAGGTCTACAACTTCTTCCGCGACGAGTTCTTCGGGATCGAGAAGACGGTTGCGCAGATCGTGCGCTACTTCCACTCGGCCTCGCTGAAGGGCGAGGAGAGCCGCCAGGTCCTCTACCTGATGGGCCCGGTCGGCTCGGGGAAGAGCTCGCTGGTCGAGCGCCTCCAGCGCGGCCTCGAGGCGGCGGAGTCCTTCTACGCGATCGAGAACTGCCCGATGTCCGAGGAGCCGCTGCACCTCATTCCTCGCCACCTCCGAAAGGAATTCGAGAAGATGCTCGGCGTGCACATCGAGGGCGACCTCTGCCCGGTATGCCGCTTCCGCCTGAAGGAGGAGTTCGGCGGCCGCTACGAGGAGGTGCCGGTCATCACCCGCCTCTTCTCGAAGCGGAACCGCATCGGCATCGGCGTCGTCCCGCCCGTCGACCCGAACAACCAGGACACCTCGGTGCTGATCGGCAGCGAGGACATCTCGAAGCTCGACATGTACTCGGAGGGCGACCCGCGCGTCCTCGATCTCAACGGCGCGATCAACGTCGGCAACCGCGGCATGTGCGAGTTCATCGAGGTCTTCAAGAACGAGACCGAGTACCTGCACGCCATGATCACCGCCACGCAGGAGAAGGTGATCCCGGCGCCGGGCCGCCACGGTCTCGTCTACGTCGACACCGTGATCCTCGCCCACTCCAACGAGGCGGAGTGGCAGAAGTTCAAGGCCGACCACACCAACGAGGCGATCCTCGACCGCATCGTGGTCGTGAAGGTGCCTTACAACCTCCGGCTGTCCGAGGAGGTCAAGATCTACCAGAAGATCATCCGCCTCTCGGACTTCCGGGCGCACGTCGCCCCGCACACGCTCGAGATCGCGTCCATGTTCGCGATCCTCTCCCGCCTCGAGCCCAACGCCAAATGCGATCTCGTCACCAAGCTCAAGCTCTACAACGGCGAGGAGGTCGTCGAGAAGGGCAAGACCAAGAAGATCGACGTGCAGGAGCTGCGCGAGGACGCCAAGCGCGAGGGCATGAGCGGCATCTCGACGCGCTTCATCATGAAGGCCCTCGACAACGCGCTCTCCGACAACGTCGACGGCAACTGCATCAACCCGATCAACGTCCGCGAGGCCCTCATCAACATGGTGAAAGAGGGTGACTTCCCGGACGACACGCGCAAGCAGTACCTCGAGTTCCTCCAGGACGTCCTGCACAAGGAGTACCTGGAGCTGCTCGAGAAGGAGATCACCAAGGCGTTCGTCTACTCCTACCAGGAGCAGGCCGAGTCGCTCTTCCAGAACTACCTCGACCACGCCGAGGCCTTCGTCAACAAGACCAGGGTGAAGGACCGCAACACCAAGGAGGAGCTGCAGGCCGACGAGGGGTTCCTCAAGTCGATCGAGGAGCAGATCGCGATCATCGGCTCGGCGGCGGAGGGCTTCCGGCAAGAGGTGATCGCGTACCTGTGGGCGTCCAGCCGTCGCGGCGAGCGCGTCTCCTACCGCTCCTACGAGCCGCTCAAGGAAGCCATCGAGAAGAAGCTCATGACGTCGGTGCGCGACATCAGCCGCATCATCACCAAGGCGCGCACGCGGGACGAGGAGCAGACGCAGAAGTACAACGCGATGGTGAAGAACCTCCTCGACTCGGGCTACTGCGAGAGCTGTGTGGACGTCGTGCTCAAGTACGCTGCCAACAACCTCTGGAAGGACTGA
- the gltX gene encoding glutamate--tRNA ligase, which yields MSVRTRFAPSPTGALHIGSVRTALFSYLFARHHGGAFVLRIEDTDRERSTAESVRDILESLGWLGLAWDEGPYHQSERMALYRARAEALVAAGAAYRCWCTPEELEARRQAARAAGRRPIYDRTCRERTAPPAGRTDHALRFRTPLAGETVIDDHVKDRVVFQNAELDDFIIVRSDGVPVYNFCVVVDDHDMRITHVIRGDDLLASTPRQVLLYRALGATPPEFAHVPQILGPDKDRLSKRHGATSVLAYRDMGYLPDAVVNYLARLGWSHGDQELFSREELIAHFSLENVGKSAGIFNPEKLEWVNFQYMKATPAPALADLLAPFLERAGLPVPADRAWLARVVETLRERAKTLVELAEFCRFYLVDAITPDPTAAARHLTAAVAPALADLRQRLAALPRWDATAIEGAFQATLAAHGLKLGALAQPVRVAVTGGTVSPGIYEVLDVLGRERTLARLAAAMPRP from the coding sequence ATGTCGGTCCGGACGCGCTTCGCGCCGAGCCCCACCGGCGCGCTCCACATCGGGAGCGTCCGCACCGCGCTCTTCAGCTACCTCTTCGCGCGCCACCACGGGGGGGCGTTCGTGCTGCGCATCGAGGACACGGACCGCGAGCGCTCGACGGCCGAGTCGGTGCGCGACATCCTCGAGAGCCTCGGCTGGCTCGGCCTCGCCTGGGACGAGGGCCCCTACCACCAGAGCGAGCGCATGGCCCTCTACCGCGCGCGCGCCGAGGCGCTCGTGGCCGCCGGAGCCGCCTATCGCTGCTGGTGTACTCCGGAGGAGCTCGAGGCGCGCCGGCAGGCTGCTCGCGCCGCGGGCCGGCGGCCCATCTACGACCGCACCTGCCGGGAGCGCACGGCGCCGCCCGCCGGGCGCACCGACCACGCGCTCCGCTTCCGCACCCCGCTCGCGGGCGAGACCGTCATCGACGACCACGTGAAGGACCGGGTCGTGTTCCAGAACGCCGAGCTCGACGACTTCATCATCGTGCGCTCGGACGGCGTGCCCGTCTACAACTTCTGCGTGGTGGTCGACGACCACGACATGCGCATCACGCACGTGATCCGCGGCGACGACCTCCTCGCCAGCACGCCGCGCCAGGTGCTCCTCTACCGCGCCCTCGGCGCCACGCCGCCCGAGTTCGCGCACGTGCCCCAGATCCTGGGGCCCGACAAAGATCGGCTCTCGAAGCGACATGGTGCGACCTCGGTGCTCGCCTACCGGGACATGGGCTATCTGCCCGACGCGGTGGTCAATTATCTGGCCCGCCTGGGCTGGTCGCACGGCGACCAGGAGCTGTTCAGCCGCGAGGAGCTCATCGCCCACTTCTCCCTGGAGAACGTCGGCAAGTCGGCTGGAATCTTTAACCCCGAGAAGCTCGAGTGGGTGAACTTCCAGTACATGAAGGCGACTCCGGCGCCGGCGCTCGCCGACCTGCTGGCGCCCTTCCTCGAGCGCGCCGGGCTCCCCGTCCCCGCCGATCGGGCCTGGCTCGCACGCGTGGTGGAGACGCTGCGCGAGCGCGCGAAGACGCTGGTCGAGCTGGCGGAGTTCTGCCGCTTCTACCTGGTCGACGCGATCACGCCCGACCCGACGGCGGCCGCCAGGCACCTGACGGCCGCCGTCGCGCCCGCGCTCGCCGACCTGCGCCAGCGCCTCGCCGCGCTCCCGCGCTGGGACGCGACCGCGATCGAGGGCGCGTTCCAGGCCACGCTCGCCGCCCACGGGCTCAAGCTGGGCGCGCTGGCCCAGCCCGTGCGCGTCGCCGTGACCGGCGGCACGGTGAGCCCGGGCATCTACGAGGTGCTCGACGTGCTCGGGCGCGAGCGCACGCTCGCGCGCCTCGCCGCCGCGATGCCGCGACCTTGA
- a CDS encoding response regulator, whose product MKKILVVEDNEDNRRILVYRLRKIGQFDIREAANGQQAIEAVRADLPDLIFMDLKMPVMDGWEATRRIREMDGGDSVRIIALTAQAMAGDEQKARAIGCDDYLAKPVVDPDLVRQKLERLIGAAA is encoded by the coding sequence CTGAAGAAGATCCTGGTGGTCGAGGACAACGAGGACAACCGCCGCATCCTCGTCTACCGTCTGCGCAAGATCGGCCAGTTCGACATCCGCGAGGCCGCCAACGGCCAGCAGGCGATCGAGGCCGTGCGCGCCGATCTCCCCGACCTGATCTTCATGGACCTGAAGATGCCGGTCATGGACGGCTGGGAAGCCACCAGGCGCATCCGCGAGATGGACGGCGGCGACAGCGTGCGCATCATCGCCCTCACCGCGCAGGCGATGGCCGGTGACGAGCAGAAGGCGCGCGCCATCGGCTGCGACGACTACCTCGCCAAGCCCGTCGTCGATCCGGACCTCGTGCGCCAGAAGCTCGAGCGCCTGATCGGCGCCGCCGCCTGA
- a CDS encoding PAS domain S-box protein, whose protein sequence is MRTTSRRLFGLLTLAVGAKPTPLAPLRDEPRAPWADVLASIEDGVIVLDRTGRITGLNPAGEQLTGMSASQAVGTEVGMLFRTSPWVGEMARGTLVEGAARRRGEGLLAARGHEVPVSATCAPVLDTAGRASGAVLVLHDLTLQHTFEATTRRADRLASLGTVASGLAHEIKNPLGGIKGAAQLLRGAVSDPELVRCTDIIIHEVERLDGLVEQLRELSTPPRLRLEAVNIHRVLNDVVALQRQSPAWGAVALRTAFDPSLPPVRGDRAQLTQVFLNLVKNALEALGGTGALHLSTRLEARFHIRRRSGRGRFLSVLIEDTGPGVPEEHQAQLFSPFFSTRANGTGLGLAVCHRIVSEHGGTIGYEPPRGGGAGFRVTLPVSQDTAR, encoded by the coding sequence GTGAGGACGACCTCTAGGAGGCTGTTCGGCCTCCTGACGTTGGCCGTGGGCGCCAAACCGACGCCGCTCGCCCCGCTCCGCGACGAGCCGCGGGCGCCCTGGGCCGACGTGCTCGCCTCGATCGAGGACGGCGTGATCGTCCTCGACCGCACGGGCCGCATCACCGGTCTGAACCCGGCCGGCGAGCAGCTGACCGGCATGTCCGCGTCCCAGGCGGTCGGCACCGAGGTCGGGATGCTCTTCCGTACGAGCCCGTGGGTGGGCGAGATGGCGCGCGGCACGCTGGTCGAGGGCGCGGCGCGCCGCCGCGGCGAGGGGCTGCTCGCCGCGCGCGGGCACGAGGTGCCGGTGAGCGCAACCTGCGCCCCGGTGCTCGACACCGCGGGACGCGCCTCGGGCGCCGTCCTCGTGCTCCACGACCTGACCCTGCAGCACACGTTCGAGGCCACCACCCGGCGGGCCGACCGCCTCGCCTCCCTCGGCACGGTGGCGAGCGGCCTTGCACACGAGATCAAGAACCCGCTCGGCGGCATCAAAGGCGCGGCGCAGCTCCTGCGCGGCGCGGTCAGCGACCCCGAGCTGGTGCGCTGCACGGACATCATCATCCACGAGGTCGAGCGCCTCGACGGGCTCGTCGAGCAGCTGCGCGAGCTCTCGACGCCGCCCCGCCTGCGCCTCGAGGCGGTCAACATCCACCGCGTGCTGAACGACGTGGTCGCGCTCCAGCGCCAGTCGCCCGCCTGGGGGGCGGTCGCGCTGCGTACCGCCTTCGACCCGAGCCTGCCCCCGGTGCGGGGCGACCGCGCGCAGCTGACGCAGGTCTTCCTGAACCTGGTGAAGAACGCCCTCGAGGCGCTGGGCGGGACGGGCGCGCTCCACCTCTCGACCCGCCTCGAGGCGCGCTTCCACATCCGGCGCCGCTCCGGGCGCGGCCGCTTCCTCTCGGTGCTGATCGAGGACACGGGTCCGGGCGTCCCCGAGGAGCACCAGGCGCAGCTCTTCTCGCCCTTCTTCTCGACCAGGGCGAACGGCACGGGCCTGGGTCTCGCCGTCTGCCACCGCATCGTGAGCGAGCACGGGGGCACGATCGGCTACGAGCCGCCGCGCGGCGGCGGAGCCGGCTTCCGCGTCACGCTGCCCGTGAGCCAGGACACGGCGCGGTGA
- a CDS encoding SpoVR family protein — MAAHTLKDLEYWDARIRDKVAEFGLDCFPQEFEICDHTQMLGYMAYSGMPSHYPHWSYGKAYEKLKTLYDYGVSGIPYEMVINSNPALAYLMRDNSLCLHILTIAHVYGHNDFFKRNFTFRTTRAEFTIGTFKAHADRVRHYVDTPSIGLEKVEGFLDAAHSLSLQCRRNLAVKKLSQEEERERLIAVATPREDPFQRIHRRRQPTEPDLKRVPPTPEEDLLLFIRDHNPFLQEWEKDLLTIVHEEAQYFIPQIETKIMNEGWASFWHKQILDALELPQELHLEFLVRHNQVVRPIPGQLNPYHLGLKVWEDIERRGDRPTPEEKENLPPGKTGRDLLFQTREVDRDASFLRRWLHETLMRDLDLFRYEAKGDDLVVSEVSDQEGWRRVKETLVKSVGMGSIPVIRVEDADHNHNRTLLLAHLHDGRDLQLEYAEKTLAYVHRLWGREVALETVVNGKRTVLTYGERGFSAKASK; from the coding sequence GTGGCTGCCCACACGCTGAAGGACCTCGAGTACTGGGACGCCCGCATCCGCGACAAGGTGGCCGAGTTCGGCCTCGACTGCTTCCCCCAGGAGTTCGAGATCTGCGACCACACGCAGATGCTCGGCTACATGGCCTACTCGGGCATGCCGTCGCACTACCCGCACTGGTCCTACGGCAAGGCCTACGAGAAACTGAAGACCCTCTACGACTACGGCGTGTCGGGCATACCCTACGAGATGGTCATCAACTCGAACCCCGCCCTCGCCTACCTGATGCGCGACAACTCGCTCTGTCTCCACATCCTCACCATCGCGCACGTCTACGGGCACAACGACTTCTTCAAGCGCAACTTCACCTTCCGCACCACGCGCGCCGAGTTCACCATCGGCACCTTCAAGGCGCACGCCGACCGCGTGCGCCACTACGTCGACACGCCCTCGATCGGCCTCGAAAAGGTGGAGGGCTTCCTCGACGCGGCGCACTCGCTCTCCCTCCAGTGCCGCCGCAACCTGGCGGTCAAGAAACTCTCCCAGGAGGAGGAACGCGAGCGCCTGATCGCCGTCGCGACCCCGCGCGAGGACCCCTTCCAGCGCATCCACCGCCGCCGGCAGCCGACCGAGCCGGACTTGAAGCGCGTCCCGCCGACACCCGAGGAAGACCTCCTGCTCTTCATCCGCGACCACAACCCCTTCCTGCAGGAGTGGGAGAAGGACCTGCTCACCATCGTCCACGAGGAAGCGCAGTACTTCATCCCGCAGATCGAGACCAAGATCATGAACGAGGGCTGGGCGAGCTTCTGGCACAAGCAGATCCTCGACGCCCTCGAGCTGCCGCAGGAGCTGCATCTCGAGTTCCTCGTGCGCCACAACCAGGTGGTGCGGCCCATCCCCGGGCAGCTGAACCCGTACCACCTCGGGCTCAAGGTCTGGGAGGACATCGAGCGCCGCGGCGACAGGCCGACGCCCGAGGAGAAGGAGAACCTGCCGCCCGGGAAGACCGGGCGCGACCTCCTCTTCCAGACACGCGAGGTCGACCGCGACGCCTCCTTCCTGCGCCGCTGGCTTCACGAGACGCTCATGCGCGACCTCGACCTCTTCCGCTACGAGGCCAAGGGCGACGACCTCGTGGTGAGCGAGGTCTCCGACCAGGAGGGCTGGCGGAGGGTGAAGGAGACGCTGGTCAAGAGCGTCGGCATGGGGTCGATCCCCGTGATCCGGGTCGAGGACGCGGACCACAACCACAACCGCACCCTCCTCCTCGCGCACCTGCACGACGGGCGCGACCTCCAGCTCGAGTACGCGGAGAAGACCCTCGCCTACGTCCACCGCCTGTGGGGGCGGGAGGTGGCCCTCGAGACCGTGGTCAACGGCAAGCGTACCGTGCTCACCTACGGGGAGCGCGGGTTCTCGGCCAAGGCAAGTAAATGA
- a CDS encoding sigma-54-dependent Fis family transcriptional regulator has translation MSAGDASTPGTGSILVADDEESIRWVLERACAQHGHSVVAVASGTAALDQLRRRPFDVALVDIRMPDLSGLDVLKQAREAHIDTLFIIVTAQNTMANAIEATKRGAYDYLTKPFDLEQVAALIARAMELRRLTRDLEHLRGELQQRHDLVIGRTPAMQEVYKVIGRVAPTDATALIEGETGTGKELIAKAIHYHSSRGGPFVALNCSAIPNELLESELFGYERGAFTGAVERRIGKFEVAAGGTLFLDEIADMPLALQAKLLRVLQEREFTRVGGRDAIRADVRIIAATNQDLDAAVRAGRFREDLFFRLNVVRITVPPLRDRRADIPELIEFFLDKVNRELGTALVGVSAEARDLLLHHSWPGNVRELENALLRAAVLARGRTLVPEDFALAGQPRQGAGDVLPLEEAVRRRLAELLAADATALPSDLHAMLISAVERPLIEVVLERAGGNQVKAADMLGINRNTLRKKITELGIEVRRGTASR, from the coding sequence GTGAGCGCCGGCGACGCCAGCACGCCCGGCACCGGCTCGATCCTCGTCGCCGACGACGAGGAGTCGATCCGCTGGGTCCTGGAGCGCGCCTGCGCGCAGCACGGGCACAGCGTGGTGGCGGTGGCGAGCGGCACGGCCGCGCTCGACCAGCTGCGCCGCCGCCCCTTCGACGTCGCGCTCGTCGACATCAGGATGCCCGACCTCTCCGGCCTCGACGTGCTCAAGCAGGCGCGCGAGGCCCACATCGACACGCTCTTCATCATCGTGACGGCGCAGAACACGATGGCGAACGCCATCGAGGCGACCAAGCGCGGGGCGTACGACTACCTCACCAAGCCCTTCGACCTCGAGCAGGTGGCGGCGCTCATCGCCCGCGCCATGGAGCTACGCCGCCTGACGCGCGACCTGGAGCACCTGCGCGGCGAGCTCCAGCAGCGTCATGACCTGGTCATCGGCCGCACCCCCGCCATGCAGGAGGTCTACAAGGTGATCGGGCGCGTCGCTCCCACCGACGCGACAGCGCTCATCGAGGGCGAGACCGGCACGGGCAAGGAGCTGATCGCCAAGGCCATCCACTACCACTCCTCGCGCGGCGGCCCCTTCGTGGCGCTCAACTGCTCGGCCATCCCCAACGAGCTCCTCGAGAGCGAGCTCTTCGGCTACGAGCGCGGCGCCTTCACGGGCGCGGTCGAGCGGCGCATCGGCAAGTTCGAGGTCGCCGCGGGCGGCACGCTCTTCCTGGACGAGATCGCCGACATGCCGCTCGCGCTCCAGGCGAAGCTCCTGCGCGTGCTCCAGGAGCGCGAGTTCACGCGCGTCGGCGGCCGCGATGCGATCCGGGCCGACGTGCGCATCATCGCCGCCACCAACCAGGACCTCGACGCGGCGGTGCGCGCCGGGCGCTTCCGCGAAGACCTCTTCTTCCGTCTGAACGTCGTCCGCATCACGGTGCCGCCGTTGCGCGACCGACGGGCCGACATCCCCGAGCTGATCGAGTTCTTCCTCGACAAGGTGAACCGCGAGCTCGGGACGGCGCTGGTCGGGGTGAGCGCCGAGGCGCGGGACCTCCTCCTCCACCACAGCTGGCCGGGCAACGTGCGCGAGCTCGAGAACGCGCTGCTGCGCGCCGCCGTGCTGGCGCGCGGGCGGACGCTGGTGCCGGAGGACTTCGCGCTCGCCGGGCAGCCGCGGCAGGGGGCGGGCGACGTGCTCCCGCTCGAGGAGGCCGTGCGCCGGCGCCTGGCCGAGCTGCTTGCGGCGGACGCCACCGCCCTGCCGAGCGACCTGCACGCCATGCTGATCAGCGCCGTCGAGCGGCCCCTCATCGAGGTCGTGCTCGAGCGCGCGGGCGGCAACCAGGTGAAGGCGGCCGACATGCTCGGCATCAACCGCAACACCCTGCGCAAGAAGATCACCGAGCTCGGTATCGAGGTCCGCCGGGGCACCGCGTCGCGCTAA
- a CDS encoding zinc ribbon domain-containing protein: MPIYEYRCTGCKRKVTVLTLRISEAVDPVCEHCGSRALTRLMSRFALGRSEESRLDSFADDASLAGLDEKDPKSVARWMRKMGKELGEEAGDDFDEMVEELEAGGEPDDGGDDATGEDDL; encoded by the coding sequence ATGCCCATCTACGAGTACCGCTGCACGGGCTGCAAGCGGAAGGTGACGGTCCTCACGCTGCGCATCAGCGAGGCGGTCGATCCGGTGTGCGAGCACTGCGGCAGCCGCGCGCTCACCCGCCTGATGTCGCGCTTCGCCCTCGGACGGTCGGAGGAGAGCCGGCTCGACTCGTTCGCCGACGACGCCTCGCTCGCCGGGCTCGACGAGAAGGACCCCAAGAGCGTGGCCCGCTGGATGCGCAAGATGGGGAAGGAGCTCGGCGAGGAGGCCGGCGACGACTTCGACGAGATGGTCGAGGAGCTGGAGGCCGGAGGCGAGCCGGACGACGGCGGCGACGACGCCACGGGTGAGGACGACCTCTAG
- a CDS encoding DUF444 family protein, whose amino-acid sequence MDRTLESIFRPFEGSSAERSDRSAGDRARHRLKVRESIRENIADIIAEESIIGKDREKIIKVPIRGIREYKFVYGENAPGVGQGGGDSQTGQVVGKAKHTGKGEDKAGDQPGTDYYETDVTLEELIDIMFEDLELPDLERKALRQIEAYRLAKRKGYRQVGIRVRLDKRRTVRARVKRKLASRRAHADATLESPADAGLAPSRERFPFHDDDLIYRHMVTDVKRESNAVVVCIMDTSGSMDTMKKYLARSFFFLLYQFICTKYRNVEIVFIAHHTEANEVTEEEFFHKGESGGTFISSGYLKTLEIVQARYHPSLWNVYAFHCSDGDNFDSDNPAALRTAKELAEVCNLFGYGEIKPLGSRYYESSMLNIFRRLDADNFQTVLIERKEDIWPSFKAFLAKDRGREQGA is encoded by the coding sequence GTGGACCGCACCCTCGAGTCCATCTTCCGGCCTTTCGAAGGCTCCAGCGCCGAGCGCAGCGACCGCTCGGCGGGGGATCGCGCTCGCCACCGCCTGAAGGTCCGCGAGTCGATCCGTGAGAACATCGCGGATATCATCGCCGAGGAGTCGATCATCGGGAAGGACCGTGAGAAGATCATCAAGGTCCCCATCCGCGGCATCCGCGAGTACAAGTTCGTCTACGGCGAGAACGCCCCGGGCGTCGGCCAGGGAGGCGGCGATTCGCAGACCGGCCAGGTGGTCGGCAAGGCGAAGCACACCGGCAAGGGCGAGGACAAGGCCGGCGACCAGCCCGGCACCGACTACTACGAGACCGACGTCACGCTCGAGGAACTCATCGACATCATGTTCGAGGACCTCGAGCTCCCCGACCTGGAGCGCAAGGCGCTCCGCCAGATCGAGGCCTACCGCCTCGCCAAGCGCAAGGGCTACCGTCAGGTCGGCATCCGCGTCCGCCTCGACAAGCGCCGCACCGTCCGCGCGCGCGTGAAGCGCAAGCTCGCGAGCCGCCGGGCCCACGCCGACGCCACCCTCGAGTCCCCGGCCGACGCGGGGCTCGCACCCTCCCGCGAGCGCTTCCCCTTCCACGACGACGACCTGATCTACCGCCACATGGTGACCGACGTGAAGCGGGAGTCGAACGCCGTCGTGGTGTGCATCATGGACACCTCCGGGTCCATGGACACCATGAAGAAGTACCTGGCGCGCAGTTTCTTCTTCCTGCTCTACCAGTTCATCTGCACCAAGTACCGCAACGTCGAGATCGTCTTCATCGCGCACCACACCGAGGCGAACGAGGTCACCGAGGAGGAATTCTTCCACAAGGGCGAGTCGGGCGGGACGTTCATCTCGTCGGGCTACCTGAAGACGCTCGAGATCGTCCAGGCGCGCTACCACCCGTCCCTGTGGAACGTCTACGCCTTCCATTGCTCGGACGGCGACAACTTCGATTCCGACAATCCGGCTGCATTGAGAACCGCCAAGGAGCTGGCCGAGGTCTGCAACCTCTTCGGCTACGGCGAGATCAAGCCGCTCGGCTCGCGCTACTACGAGAGCTCGATGCTCAACATCTTCCGCCGCCTCGACGCGGACAACTTCCAGACCGTCCTCATCGAACGCAAGGAGGACATCTGGCCCTCGTTCAAGGCCTTCCTCGCCAAGGACCGGGGCCGCGAGCAGGGCGCGTAG